Proteins from a genomic interval of Ferrovibrio terrae:
- a CDS encoding acyl-CoA dehydrogenase — MEYVAPVKDMRFTLEHVAGLADLARLPGLENAEAETVAAVLEEAAKFAAGVLSPLNRGGDQHGAKAENGVVRTAPGFADAYKKFVEGGWNGMPFPEVLGGGSMPWAVTMAAQEMVQSANLSFSLCPLLTQGAIDAIIAHGTDEQKAMYLPKMVSGEWTGSMNLTEPQAGSDVGALKSKAVPVGDGTYRISGSKIFITYGEHDMAENIIHLVLARLPDAPPGTKGISLFIVPKVLVNKDGSPGKRNDLRVVSLEHKLGIHASPTCVMSYGDNGDCIGYLLGAENQGMRCMFTMMNNARLSVGCQGLAIAERAYQQALDYAEQRRQGRHPGMNAEQHVSIIEHADVRRTLMLMRSLTEACRGLIYLNAAAIDRSHHHPDEAERKASKALVELLTPLSKSWSTDIGCEVASMGVQIHGGMGFIEETGAAQHYRDARILPIYEGTNGIQAIDLVTRKLPLNGGETVKALFAQIAGVVAETATADEGFTTIHANLDAALKSLSKASQWIGGQLARNPETALAGATPYLRAFATTVGGWLLAKQALAAKAEITKGGTDPYFTAKIVSARLFADQVLTSVDGLCRSATDGSASLADVTPELLRA, encoded by the coding sequence ATGGAATACGTCGCCCCCGTCAAGGATATGCGTTTCACGCTGGAGCATGTTGCCGGCCTGGCCGACCTGGCCCGGCTGCCCGGCCTGGAGAATGCGGAAGCGGAAACCGTCGCTGCTGTTCTCGAAGAGGCGGCCAAATTTGCCGCCGGCGTGCTTTCGCCGCTGAATCGTGGTGGCGACCAGCATGGCGCCAAGGCCGAAAACGGCGTGGTGCGTACCGCGCCGGGCTTTGCCGATGCCTACAAGAAATTCGTCGAAGGTGGTTGGAACGGCATGCCGTTTCCGGAAGTGCTCGGCGGCGGGTCGATGCCCTGGGCAGTCACGATGGCGGCACAGGAGATGGTGCAGTCCGCCAATCTGTCATTTTCGCTCTGCCCGCTGCTGACCCAGGGCGCCATCGACGCGATCATCGCGCATGGCACCGACGAGCAGAAGGCGATGTATCTGCCCAAGATGGTGTCGGGCGAATGGACCGGTTCGATGAATCTGACGGAACCACAGGCGGGATCTGACGTGGGCGCGCTGAAGTCGAAGGCCGTGCCGGTGGGCGATGGCACCTACAGGATCAGCGGCAGCAAGATTTTCATCACCTACGGCGAACACGACATGGCGGAGAATATCATCCACCTCGTGCTCGCCCGCCTGCCCGATGCGCCGCCAGGCACCAAAGGCATTTCGCTGTTCATCGTGCCGAAGGTGCTGGTCAACAAGGACGGCTCACCCGGCAAGCGCAACGACCTGCGCGTGGTGTCGCTGGAGCACAAGCTCGGCATCCATGCCAGCCCGACCTGCGTGATGAGCTACGGCGACAATGGCGACTGCATCGGCTATCTGCTCGGTGCGGAAAACCAGGGTATGCGCTGCATGTTCACCATGATGAACAATGCACGGCTCTCGGTCGGTTGCCAGGGCCTGGCGATTGCCGAACGCGCCTACCAGCAGGCGCTGGACTATGCCGAGCAGCGCAGGCAGGGCCGCCATCCCGGCATGAATGCCGAACAGCATGTGTCGATCATCGAACATGCCGATGTGCGCCGCACCCTGATGCTGATGCGCAGCCTGACCGAAGCCTGCCGCGGCCTGATCTATCTGAATGCCGCCGCGATCGACCGCTCGCATCATCATCCTGATGAGGCCGAGCGCAAGGCGTCGAAGGCGCTGGTCGAGCTGCTGACGCCGCTGTCGAAATCCTGGTCTACCGATATTGGCTGCGAAGTGGCTTCCATGGGCGTGCAGATCCATGGCGGCATGGGCTTCATCGAGGAAACCGGCGCGGCCCAGCATTACCGCGATGCCCGCATCCTGCCGATCTATGAAGGCACCAACGGCATCCAGGCCATCGACCTGGTCACGCGCAAACTGCCGCTGAATGGTGGCGAGACGGTTAAGGCGCTGTTCGCGCAGATCGCCGGTGTCGTGGCCGAAACCGCGACGGCGGACGAGGGCTTCACCACTATTCATGCCAATCTGGATGCGGCGCTGAAAAGCTTGAGCAAGGCAAGTCAGTGGATCGGTGGCCAGCTCGCCAGGAACCCTGAAACCGCCCTTGCCGGCGCCACGCCTTACTTGCGCGCCTTCGCCACCACGGTCGGCGGCTGGTTGCTGGCCAAACAGGCGCTGGCGGCGAAGGCGGAAATCACCAAGGGGGGCACCGATCCGTATTTCACCGCGAAAATCGTGTCGGCGCGGCTGTTTGCCGATCAGGTGCTGACCAGCGTGGACGGCCTGTGCCGCTCCGCCACCGATGGCAGCGCCAGCCTGGCCGACGTCACGCCCGAACTGCTGCGCGCATAA
- a CDS encoding TRAP transporter permease: protein MDGRTLIGRIAMPIGVAMALYHMWVIAVGPPQALIFRGTHLAFALALIYLLYPFATTGDGRRRFIWLDALFVAGAALALGHMFIDYDYFINRIIYIDDLKPLDIVASVAIIVVVLDATRRVIGWALPITALLFMGWALAVTRVDPMTLLDQLYMTTEGIFGSTLGVSAAYVTIFVVFGSVMERTGTGKLFMDFALALTGRQAGGPGKVSVVSSSLFGTISGSAVANVMVDGPITIPLMKRTGFTKHFAAGVEAVASTGGQIMPPIMGAAAFVMAEFLAVPYLQVVAWALIPSVLYYVACFGAVHFEAKRMGLVGLPAHEVPRLLTVLKERGHLFIPVAIILGGMMMGYSAPYCALAGTLACFPVALLRASTREGLHWGLVPEALEDGARNTLAVALACACAGLVIGSITLTGLGISFTNWIIGLSQSSLILALVLTAVAGIILGMGMPTTPAYIVMVSLMVPAIMKLGVIEPAAHMFAFYFAILSAITPPVALAVYAAASLAKADLWKSGWAAVKIGAAGFIVPFMFVFQPALLMIGDWPEIAHATVSACIGIGMLAAGLHGFLRFHLRSYERAMLIGGALAMTLVPGWIGDGVGILLLILVLLGQKLMPNQASQVSGQTTL from the coding sequence ATGGACGGCAGGACCCTGATCGGGCGGATCGCAATGCCCATCGGCGTGGCAATGGCGTTGTACCATATGTGGGTCATCGCCGTGGGCCCGCCGCAGGCGTTGATCTTCCGTGGTACGCATCTGGCGTTTGCCCTGGCGCTGATCTACCTGCTGTATCCCTTTGCGACGACCGGCGATGGCCGTCGCCGCTTCATCTGGCTGGATGCTCTGTTCGTTGCCGGTGCGGCGCTTGCGCTCGGCCATATGTTCATCGACTACGACTACTTCATCAACCGCATCATCTATATCGACGATCTGAAACCGCTGGATATCGTGGCCAGCGTCGCGATCATTGTGGTGGTTCTGGATGCCACGCGGCGCGTGATTGGCTGGGCGCTGCCGATCACGGCACTACTCTTCATGGGCTGGGCATTGGCAGTGACCCGGGTCGATCCGATGACCCTGCTTGACCAGCTCTACATGACCACCGAGGGCATCTTCGGCTCGACGCTGGGCGTCTCGGCGGCCTATGTCACCATCTTCGTCGTGTTCGGCAGCGTGATGGAGCGCACCGGCACCGGCAAGCTGTTCATGGATTTCGCGCTTGCCCTGACCGGCCGCCAGGCCGGCGGCCCAGGCAAGGTTTCGGTAGTGTCATCGTCGCTGTTCGGCACGATCTCGGGCTCTGCCGTCGCCAATGTGATGGTGGATGGCCCGATCACCATTCCGCTGATGAAGCGCACGGGCTTCACCAAGCATTTTGCCGCCGGCGTGGAAGCTGTTGCTTCCACCGGTGGCCAGATCATGCCGCCGATCATGGGCGCAGCCGCCTTTGTCATGGCGGAGTTCCTGGCTGTGCCCTATCTGCAGGTTGTCGCCTGGGCCCTGATCCCCAGCGTCCTGTATTACGTCGCCTGCTTTGGTGCCGTGCATTTCGAGGCCAAGCGGATGGGGCTGGTCGGCCTGCCCGCGCATGAAGTGCCGCGCCTGCTGACTGTGCTGAAGGAGCGCGGGCACCTGTTCATTCCTGTCGCCATCATTCTCGGCGGCATGATGATGGGGTACTCGGCGCCCTATTGCGCGCTGGCCGGCACGCTGGCCTGCTTCCCGGTGGCGTTGCTGCGCGCCAGCACGCGGGAAGGTCTGCATTGGGGCCTGGTTCCGGAAGCACTGGAAGACGGTGCGCGCAACACGCTGGCGGTGGCGCTCGCCTGCGCCTGTGCCGGCCTGGTGATCGGTTCGATCACCCTGACCGGCCTGGGCATCAGCTTCACAAACTGGATCATCGGTCTCTCACAGAGCAGCCTCATACTGGCCCTGGTGCTGACCGCGGTGGCTGGCATCATTCTCGGCATGGGCATGCCGACCACGCCGGCCTATATCGTCATGGTGTCGCTGATGGTGCCGGCGATCATGAAGCTGGGCGTGATCGAACCCGCCGCGCATATGTTCGCCTTCTATTTCGCCATCCTGTCGGCGATCACGCCGCCGGTGGCATTGGCGGTCTACGCTGCGGCCAGTCTGGCCAAGGCCGATCTATGGAAATCGGGCTGGGCGGCGGTGAAGATCGGCGCCGCCGGCTTCATCGTGCCCTTCATGTTCGTGTTCCAGCCGGCACTGCTGATGATCGGCGACTGGCCTGAAATTGCACATGCCACCGTTTCGGCCTGCATCGGCATCGGCATGCTGGCCGCCGGCCTGCACGGCTTCCTGCGCTTCCACCTGCGCAGTTACGAGCGCGCCATGCTGATCGGCGGTGCGCTGGCGATGACGCTGGTGCCGGGCTGGATCGGCGACGGCGTCGGCATCCTGTTGCTGATTCTGGTGCTGCTCGGGCAGAAGCTGATGCCGAACCAGGCCAGTCAGGTATCAGGTCAGACCACGTTGTAG
- a CDS encoding dihydrofolate reductase family protein: MPLFRAYMAVSADGYIARTDGSVDWLHDYDPVDFGYNDFYAGLGHIVMGRASYEQARGFGPDWHYAGKPCTVVTSQALSDLPAGVRTHPADFAALAQDLRQTTQGDVWLFGGAQLWAGFLSAGAVDRFELYVIPTLLGQGMPLLPKSQDVRLALHESETLTRGVMKLVYNVV; this comes from the coding sequence ATGCCGCTGTTCCGTGCGTATATGGCAGTCAGTGCCGATGGTTACATCGCGCGAACTGACGGCAGCGTCGACTGGCTGCACGACTACGATCCGGTAGACTTCGGCTATAACGATTTCTATGCCGGGCTTGGCCATATCGTGATGGGGCGCGCCAGCTACGAGCAGGCGCGCGGCTTCGGCCCTGACTGGCACTATGCCGGCAAGCCCTGCACGGTGGTCACTTCGCAGGCATTATCAGATTTGCCCGCCGGCGTGCGCACGCATCCGGCCGACTTCGCCGCCCTGGCGCAGGACCTGCGCCAGACCACGCAAGGCGATGTCTGGCTGTTCGGCGGCGCGCAGCTCTGGGCCGGTTTCCTGTCGGCCGGCGCTGTCGACCGCTTCGAGCTTTATGTCATCCCGACCCTGCTCGGCCAGGGCATGCCGCTGCTGCCCAAATCGCAGGACGTGCGTCTCGCCCTGCATGAGAGCGAGACGCTGACCCGTGGCGTGATGAAGCTGGTCTACAACGTGGTCTGA
- a CDS encoding L-threonylcarbamoyladenylate synthase: MVDVTISEAADRLLRGEVVAIPTETVYGLAADATNASAVAKIFAAKGRPDFNPLISHVADFAQLEALVTLDARARRLAEAFWPGALTLVLPRLPGCPVAPAVSAGLPSLALRMPAHPIARELLARVGRPVAAPSANRSGHVSPSTAQHVRDSLGPEIAVLDGGACKVGLESTVIGLTGERPALLRPGGIAAEGIEAVLGEALVQPTDRKLQSPGMLLKHYAPRLPVRLDAAAPQGREGLLSFGRPLSGFATVYPLSESGDLAEAAARLYAGLHALDQMPGLDGIAVMPIPQQGLGVAINDRLTRAARGR; the protein is encoded by the coding sequence ATGGTTGACGTAACGATTTCAGAAGCGGCTGATCGCCTGCTGCGCGGCGAAGTGGTGGCCATCCCGACCGAGACGGTCTATGGCCTGGCCGCCGATGCCACCAATGCGTCGGCAGTGGCAAAGATTTTCGCCGCCAAGGGCCGGCCGGATTTCAACCCGCTGATCAGCCATGTCGCCGATTTCGCCCAGCTCGAAGCGCTGGTGACCCTGGACGCACGTGCGCGCCGGCTGGCCGAGGCCTTCTGGCCGGGCGCACTGACCCTGGTGCTGCCGCGCCTGCCCGGCTGTCCGGTGGCGCCGGCGGTCTCGGCCGGGCTGCCCTCGCTGGCGCTGCGCATGCCCGCACATCCCATTGCCCGCGAATTGCTGGCCCGCGTCGGCCGGCCGGTGGCGGCGCCCTCGGCCAACCGGTCGGGCCATGTCTCGCCCAGCACCGCGCAGCATGTGCGTGACAGCCTGGGGCCTGAGATTGCGGTGCTGGATGGCGGCGCCTGCAAGGTGGGGCTGGAATCCACCGTGATCGGGCTGACCGGCGAACGACCTGCTCTGCTGCGGCCAGGCGGCATCGCCGCTGAAGGTATCGAGGCCGTGCTCGGCGAAGCGCTCGTGCAGCCTACCGACCGGAAACTGCAATCACCGGGCATGCTGCTGAAGCATTACGCCCCACGCCTGCCGGTGCGGCTCGATGCTGCGGCACCGCAGGGACGCGAGGGCCTGCTCAGCTTTGGCAGGCCGCTGTCAGGTTTCGCCACGGTTTATCCCTTGAGCGAAAGCGGTGATCTCGCCGAGGCGGCGGCACGCCTTTACGCCGGCCTGCACGCGCTGGACCAGATGCCCGGGCTTGATGGCATTGCCGTGATGCCGATTCCACAGCAGGGCCTCGGTGTTGCGATCAACGACCGTTTGACCCGCGCCGCCCGCGGTCGCTGA
- a CDS encoding MBL fold metallo-hydrolase: MSDAPASQDLAAQTKDVPGIDGTPVSDQGSLTYPFDGRPGDGEVMQMRPGVLWLRMPLPIPGLDFINLWLIEEAGGWTLVDTGVKSSKLQKIWDEVVARHLKGKPITRILCTHFHPDHIGLAGWLQQKFDAPLWMTLGEWTFGRMLALEETPDVPDEVISFYQRIGFNEDLIAALKARGYGNFSKAVTPIPRHFHRISEGDVIRIGGHDWRVIVGNGHSPEHACLFNAELNLLISGDQVLPRISPHIGVYPGEPEARPLTQYLDSFAKFADLPADVLVLPAHGDPFIGLHVRVAMLQRHHETRLDAIVAALQQRPHTVIETLPLLFRRDIKDHMTLAAGEALAHLHHLMHQGRVVRHRNAAGVFEFSHGNAEAQAAQ; this comes from the coding sequence GTGTCCGATGCGCCCGCATCACAGGATTTAGCTGCCCAGACCAAAGACGTGCCCGGCATCGATGGCACGCCGGTGTCTGATCAGGGCAGCCTGACCTATCCTTTTGACGGTCGACCCGGCGATGGCGAAGTGATGCAGATGCGGCCCGGCGTGCTGTGGCTGCGCATGCCGCTGCCGATCCCGGGGCTGGATTTCATTAATCTCTGGCTCATCGAAGAGGCCGGGGGCTGGACCTTGGTGGATACCGGCGTCAAATCCTCGAAGCTGCAGAAGATCTGGGACGAGGTGGTTGCGCGCCATCTCAAGGGTAAGCCGATCACCCGCATTCTCTGCACGCATTTCCATCCTGATCACATTGGTCTGGCCGGCTGGCTGCAGCAGAAGTTCGATGCGCCGCTGTGGATGACGCTGGGCGAGTGGACCTTCGGCCGCATGCTGGCGCTCGAGGAAACACCCGATGTGCCGGACGAGGTGATCAGCTTTTATCAGCGGATCGGCTTCAATGAAGACCTGATCGCCGCCCTCAAGGCGCGCGGCTATGGCAATTTCTCCAAAGCCGTGACGCCGATCCCGCGGCATTTTCATCGCATCAGCGAAGGCGATGTGATCCGCATCGGCGGCCATGACTGGCGTGTGATTGTCGGCAACGGCCATTCGCCCGAGCATGCCTGCCTGTTCAATGCCGAGCTCAATCTGCTGATCTCAGGCGATCAGGTGCTGCCGCGTATCTCGCCGCATATCGGTGTCTATCCGGGCGAACCGGAAGCCAGGCCGCTGACGCAGTATCTCGACTCCTTTGCCAAATTCGCCGACCTGCCGGCCGATGTGCTGGTGCTGCCGGCGCATGGCGATCCGTTCATCGGCCTGCATGTGCGCGTCGCCATGCTGCAGCGCCATCACGAGACGCGGCTGGATGCGATCGTGGCCGCGCTTCAGCAGCGGCCGCACACGGTGATCGAAACGCTGCCATTGCTGTTCCGCCGTGACATCAAGGATCATATGACGCTCGCCGCCGGCGAGGCGCTGGCGCATCTGCACCACCTGATGCATCAGGGGCGCGTGGTCCGGCACCGCAACGCGGCCGGCGTCTTCGAGTTCAGCCACGGCAACGCTGAGGCCCAGGCAGCGCAGTAA
- a CDS encoding FAD-binding oxidoreductase, with product MNAPLATPLPTALLDRFKDLVGPKGWVTDPDVLAPHLREQRDLYVGASPMLLRPANTEEVVAIIKLARETRTKLVPQGGNTGLVGGNIPFMGNDEIILSLQRMNKIRAIDPLNDTITVEAGCILQQVQQAAREADRLFPLSIGSEGSCTIGGNLSTNAGGNAVLRYGNTRDLALGLEVVLPDGQVWNGLRGLRKDNTGYDLRDLFIGGEGTLGIITAAVMKLHPMPRAMATAFTAIPNPSAAIELLATAKAATGGQVTGFEIISRLSLEFALKHNPGTNDPVAEPHPWYVLMEFSSGRDDGNIGETMEAVLAEGFEKGLVLDAAIAQSDTQRAAFWKIRELLSSSQKPEGGSIKCDISVPVSKMPDFIEQASKAVEAYLPGIRVVAFGHIGDGNVHFNCSQPVGWDRLDFLKHWDAVHQIVHDITYDMQGSISAEHGVGRMKIDEIVHYKSPVEIEMMRKIKRAFDPDNILNPGKVVWP from the coding sequence ATGAACGCACCGCTCGCCACCCCGCTTCCCACCGCCCTGCTCGACCGCTTCAAGGATCTGGTCGGCCCCAAGGGCTGGGTCACCGATCCTGACGTGCTGGCGCCGCATCTGCGCGAACAGCGCGATCTTTATGTCGGCGCCTCGCCGATGTTGCTGCGCCCCGCCAATACCGAGGAAGTGGTCGCCATCATCAAGCTGGCCCGCGAAACCCGGACCAAGCTGGTACCGCAGGGCGGCAACACGGGTCTGGTCGGCGGCAACATCCCCTTCATGGGCAACGACGAGATCATCCTGTCGCTGCAGCGCATGAACAAGATCCGCGCGATCGACCCGCTGAACGACACGATCACGGTGGAAGCCGGCTGCATCCTGCAGCAGGTGCAGCAGGCGGCCCGTGAAGCCGATCGCCTCTTCCCGCTCTCCATCGGGTCGGAAGGCAGTTGCACCATCGGCGGCAACCTTTCCACCAATGCCGGCGGCAATGCCGTGCTGCGCTATGGCAATACCCGCGACCTGGCACTGGGTCTCGAAGTCGTGCTGCCCGATGGCCAGGTCTGGAATGGCCTGCGCGGCCTGCGCAAGGACAATACCGGCTACGACCTGCGCGACCTGTTCATCGGCGGCGAAGGCACGCTGGGCATCATTACGGCGGCCGTGATGAAACTTCACCCGATGCCGCGCGCGATGGCGACGGCATTCACCGCAATCCCGAATCCGTCCGCCGCCATTGAGCTGTTGGCCACCGCCAAGGCGGCGACCGGCGGACAGGTGACCGGCTTTGAAATCATCTCGCGCCTATCACTCGAATTCGCGCTCAAGCACAATCCCGGCACCAACGACCCCGTGGCCGAGCCGCACCCCTGGTATGTGCTGATGGAATTCAGCTCGGGTCGCGACGACGGCAATATCGGCGAGACGATGGAAGCCGTGCTGGCCGAGGGCTTCGAGAAGGGTCTCGTGCTGGACGCCGCTATCGCGCAATCCGACACCCAGCGCGCCGCTTTCTGGAAGATCCGCGAGTTGCTGTCCAGTTCGCAGAAGCCCGAGGGTGGCTCGATCAAATGTGATATCTCGGTGCCGGTGTCGAAGATGCCGGACTTCATCGAGCAGGCCAGCAAGGCGGTGGAGGCCTACCTGCCCGGCATCCGCGTCGTGGCATTCGGCCATATCGGCGACGGCAACGTGCATTTCAACTGCTCGCAGCCGGTCGGCTGGGACCGCCTCGACTTCCTCAAACACTGGGATGCCGTGCACCAGATCGTGCATGACATCACCTATGACATGCAGGGTTCGATTTCGGCCGAGCATGGCGTCGGCCGCATGAAGATCGACGAGATCGTGCATTACAAGTCGCCGGTCGAGATCGAGATGATGCGCAAGATCAAGCGCGCCTTCGACCCCGACAATATTCTCAATCCGGGCAAAGTAGTCTGGCCGTAA